The Iamia majanohamensis genome window below encodes:
- a CDS encoding P-II family nitrogen regulator: MKMVTAIIKPFKLDDVKEALKAAGVVGITVTEAKGFGRQGGHTETYRGTEYQIEFVPKVKLEVVVDDAEGDRVVDAIVASAATGKIGDGKVWVTPVDALVRIRTGEQGPDAI; this comes from the coding sequence ATGAAGATGGTCACCGCCATCATCAAGCCGTTCAAGCTCGACGACGTGAAGGAGGCCCTCAAGGCCGCCGGCGTCGTCGGGATCACGGTGACCGAGGCCAAGGGCTTCGGTCGCCAGGGCGGCCACACCGAGACCTACCGGGGCACCGAGTACCAGATCGAGTTCGTGCCCAAGGTGAAGCTGGAGGTCGTCGTCGACGACGCCGAGGGCGACCGGGTCGTCGACGCCATCGTCGCCTCCGCCGCCACCGGCAAGATCGGCGACGGCAAGGTCTGGGTCACCCCGGTCGACGCCCTCGTCCGCATCCGCACCGGCGAGCAGGGACCCGACGCCATCTAG